A region from the bacterium genome encodes:
- the lepB gene encoding signal peptidase I: protein MSKPVLHAARSRKGKAREYAEAFGVALIIALIVRTLFLQAFKIPSGSMEDTLLIGDHIFVNKFIYGYHVPYMEGRILAFTTPKRGDIVVFVFPEDPSKDFIKRVIGIPGDIVEIRRKTVYINGTPLEEVYTRFADGRESDEFLRGRDDMPPVRVPPRKLFMMGDNRDRSYDSRFWGFVDMDAVIGKALFIYFSIDWNSGIGWTDLGRYPELVRWGRIGRVLH, encoded by the coding sequence ATGTCGAAACCTGTGTTGCACGCGGCGCGCTCGAGGAAGGGGAAGGCCCGGGAGTACGCCGAGGCGTTCGGCGTCGCCCTGATCATCGCCCTGATCGTCCGCACCCTCTTCCTGCAGGCGTTCAAGATCCCCTCGGGAAGCATGGAGGACACGCTCCTGATCGGGGACCACATCTTCGTCAACAAGTTCATCTACGGGTACCACGTCCCGTACATGGAGGGACGGATCCTCGCCTTCACCACGCCGAAGCGGGGCGACATCGTCGTCTTCGTCTTTCCGGAGGATCCGAGCAAGGATTTCATCAAGCGCGTCATCGGGATTCCGGGGGACATCGTGGAGATCCGGCGTAAGACCGTCTACATCAACGGCACCCCCCTTGAGGAAGTGTACACGAGGTTCGCGGATGGGAGAGAATCCGACGAATTCCTTCGAGGAAGGGACGACATGCCTCCCGTGCGGGTGCCCCCCCGGAAACTCTTCATGATGGGGGACAACCGCGACCGGTCGTACGACTCCCGCTTCTGGGGGTTCGTCGACATGGACGCCGTCATCGGAAAGGCGCTGTTCATCTACTTTTCGATCGACTGGAACAGCGGCATCGGATGGACGGACCTGGGGCGCTATCCCGAGCTCGTCCGCTGGGGTCGGATCGGGCGAGTTCTGCATTAA
- a CDS encoding phosphoribosylanthranilate isomerase — protein MFRIKICGVTRPDDAAHAVACGAGAVGINFFPGSPRFVPERIAREIVSAAAGRAEVVGVFVNQDPGTIVALCGRLGIRRVQLHGDEPPGDASRIPLWRMRTIHADRSPDLPALLAYPCEAFLFDAGGEGAYGGTGRELPWGELGKRFPGIAGPRGSEGTRKPWLLAGGLTPENVDRAILAARPYGVDVASGVESTPGRKDPAKVKAFIERAKAGFRIAEG, from the coding sequence ATGTTTCGCATCAAGATCTGCGGGGTGACCCGTCCGGACGACGCGGCGCATGCTGTCGCGTGCGGAGCGGGGGCGGTCGGGATCAATTTTTTCCCGGGGTCGCCGAGGTTCGTCCCGGAAAGGATCGCTCGTGAGATCGTGAGTGCGGCGGCGGGGCGGGCGGAGGTCGTCGGGGTGTTCGTGAACCAGGATCCGGGGACGATCGTGGCGCTCTGCGGGCGCCTCGGGATCCGCCGGGTCCAGCTACACGGCGACGAGCCCCCCGGGGACGCCTCCCGCATCCCGCTCTGGCGGATGAGGACGATCCATGCGGACCGGTCTCCGGATCTTCCGGCGCTCCTCGCGTATCCGTGCGAGGCGTTCCTGTTCGACGCCGGCGGCGAGGGCGCTTACGGCGGGACCGGCCGCGAACTGCCGTGGGGAGAGCTGGGGAAGCGATTCCCGGGGATCGCGGGCCCTCGAGGCTCCGAAGGGACCCGGAAGCCGTGGCTTCTGGCTGGCGGTCTCACGCCGGAAAACGTCGATCGGGCCATTCTCGCGGCGCGTCCGTACGGCGTCGATGTCGCCTCCGGCGTGGAGTCGACCCCGGGGAGGAAGGATCCGGCGAAGGTAAAGGCGTTCATCGAACGCGCGAAGGCGGGGTTTCGCATTGCCGAAGGGTAA
- the accD gene encoding acetyl-CoA carboxylase, carboxyltransferase subunit beta yields the protein MSMAIRLFRKKDESEKKIKIPEGMWIKCDACLEIIYKPEVERNLNVCPKCVYHFRIPARERIRAVIDEGTFVEFGEEMESVDVLNFTDTKKYVDRLKEAKKKTGRKEAVITGRGKIQGIDVALAVLDFEFQGGSMGSVVGEKIAITAEAALETRVPLIIFSASGGARMQEGTLSLMQMAKTSAALARLSDARLPFISVLTDPTTGGVAASFAMLGDVIISEPGALVGFAGPRVIEQTIQQKLPEGFQRAEFLLEHGMVDMIVERSRLKATLSMILRYLSGSGDR from the coding sequence ATGTCCATGGCGATTCGACTCTTCCGGAAAAAGGACGAAAGCGAAAAGAAGATCAAGATCCCCGAGGGGATGTGGATCAAGTGCGACGCATGCCTCGAAATCATCTACAAGCCCGAGGTGGAGCGGAACCTGAACGTCTGCCCCAAATGCGTCTACCACTTCCGGATCCCCGCCCGGGAGAGGATCCGCGCGGTGATCGACGAGGGGACGTTCGTCGAGTTCGGCGAGGAGATGGAGTCCGTGGACGTCCTGAACTTCACGGACACGAAGAAGTACGTCGATCGCCTGAAGGAGGCGAAGAAGAAGACGGGGCGCAAGGAAGCCGTCATCACGGGGAGGGGGAAGATCCAGGGGATCGACGTGGCCCTGGCGGTGCTCGATTTCGAGTTCCAGGGCGGCTCGATGGGAAGCGTCGTCGGGGAGAAGATCGCCATCACGGCGGAGGCCGCTCTCGAAACCCGCGTCCCTCTCATCATCTTCAGCGCCTCCGGAGGGGCGCGGATGCAGGAGGGGACCCTCTCTCTGATGCAGATGGCCAAGACGAGCGCGGCGCTCGCGCGGCTCTCCGATGCCCGACTTCCCTTTATCAGCGTGTTGACCGATCCCACGACCGGCGGGGTGGCGGCGAGCTTTGCGATGCTGGGTGACGTGATCATCTCCGAGCCGGGGGCGCTGGTCGGGTTCGCGGGGCCACGGGTGATCGAGCAGACGATCCAGCAGAAGCTGCCGGAGGGATTCCAGCGCGCCGAGTTCCTCCTCGAACACGGGATGGTGGACATGATCGTGGAACGCAGCCGGCTCAAGGCGACGCTTTCGATGATTCTCCGATACCTGTCGGGTTCCGGGGATCGATGA
- a CDS encoding NAD-dependent epimerase/dehydratase family protein, with amino-acid sequence MRIMVTGGAGFIASHVAQAYVEAGHEVLVLDNLSSGRKENVPEGARFVFGDAGSETAVEAIRTFRPEVLCHHAAQINVRRSVADPVFDAKENILNSLVLLEAAREHGVRKVIFASSGGAGYGEQESFPADEAHPLQPVSPYGVAKVSVELYLRYYRIQYGLEYTALRYSNVYGPRQDPHGEAGVVAIFCERMLGGRTALVNGDGLQTRDYVYVGDVVRANLAALSRGDGLSVNIGTGIETDVNTLFRALRELSGSRQEEIHGPGMPGEQRRSVIENGMAFNELGWYPEVSLEEGLALTLAYFRDKVKSSGTW; translated from the coding sequence ATGCGGATCATGGTAACCGGCGGGGCGGGATTCATCGCCTCCCATGTCGCGCAGGCGTATGTCGAGGCGGGTCACGAGGTCCTCGTGCTGGACAACCTCTCCTCCGGGAGGAAGGAGAACGTCCCCGAGGGCGCGCGGTTCGTCTTCGGAGACGCGGGGTCGGAAACCGCCGTCGAGGCGATCCGGACCTTCCGGCCGGAGGTCCTCTGCCACCACGCGGCCCAGATCAACGTGCGCAGGTCCGTGGCGGATCCCGTCTTCGACGCGAAGGAGAACATCCTGAACTCGCTCGTGCTTCTCGAGGCGGCGCGGGAACACGGGGTACGGAAGGTGATCTTCGCCTCCTCCGGAGGCGCCGGGTACGGCGAGCAGGAGTCCTTCCCCGCGGACGAGGCGCACCCGCTGCAGCCCGTTTCCCCATACGGGGTGGCGAAAGTCTCCGTGGAGCTCTACCTCCGTTACTATCGTATCCAGTACGGGCTGGAATACACGGCGCTGCGGTACTCGAACGTCTATGGGCCGCGGCAGGATCCCCACGGGGAGGCGGGCGTGGTCGCCATCTTCTGCGAGCGGATGCTGGGTGGCCGGACCGCTCTCGTCAACGGCGACGGACTGCAGACCCGCGATTACGTGTACGTCGGGGATGTCGTGCGGGCCAACCTCGCGGCGCTCTCCCGCGGGGACGGTCTCTCCGTCAACATCGGCACCGGGATCGAGACCGACGTGAACACCCTCTTCCGGGCCCTCCGGGAACTCTCCGGGAGCCGCCAGGAGGAGATCCACGGGCCGGGGATGCCGGGGGAACAGCGGCGGTCCGTCATCGAAAACGGGATGGCCTTCAACGAGTTGGGGTGGTATCCTGAGGTTTCGTTGGAAGAAGGGCTCGCCCTCACGCTGGCGTACTTCCGAGACAAGGTGAAATCCTCCGGAACCTGGTAG
- the lepA gene encoding translation elongation factor 4: MRIENIRNFSIIAHIDHGKSTLADRLLEITGTLSDREKVDQFLDKMDLERERGITIKAQTVRMRHRAEDGKEYILNLIDTPGHVDFSYEVSRSLSACEGAVLVVDASQGVEAQTLANVYMALDLNLEVIPVLNKIDLPNAETERVRQEIEDVIGLDTSGILAVSAKKGTGVPELLEKVIKGIPPPEGDPDAPTKALIIDSWFDNYAGVVVLARVQDGAIRSGQRVTFMATGNSFEVQKVGVFSPHPKEVPALGTGEVGFVIANIKELTETKVGDTITDTRHPAAGPLPGFKVVRPMVFAGVYPLASDQYPQLRTAIDKLRLNDSSFTAEPESSVALGFGFRCGFLGLLHMEIVQERLEREYAVQLVTTAPTVGYRAVRIDGTVLEVDSPARLPEPIELDHIEEPIIHATIHLPAEYLGNVLKLCEERRGVQRQMKFVSATRVILEYELPLNEIVLDFYDKLKTASRGYASMDYEFLRFQESNLVRLDILLNGDKVDALSLIVHRDSAYPKGRDITERLRKLIPRQMFEVVIQAAIGGKIIARESVKAIRKNVIAKCYGGDISRKRKLLEKQKEGKKRMKQVGSVEIPQEAFLSILKAKE; this comes from the coding sequence ATGCGAATAGAGAACATCCGCAATTTTTCCATCATCGCCCACATTGACCACGGGAAGTCCACCCTGGCCGACCGCCTCCTGGAGATCACCGGGACGCTTTCGGACCGGGAGAAGGTCGACCAGTTCCTGGACAAGATGGACCTCGAGCGGGAGCGGGGGATCACGATCAAGGCCCAGACGGTCCGGATGCGCCATCGCGCGGAGGACGGGAAGGAATACATCCTCAACCTGATCGACACCCCCGGGCACGTCGACTTCTCGTACGAGGTGTCCCGCAGCCTGAGCGCCTGCGAAGGGGCGGTCCTCGTCGTGGACGCCTCACAGGGGGTCGAGGCCCAGACGCTGGCCAACGTCTACATGGCGCTCGACCTGAACCTCGAGGTCATCCCCGTCCTGAACAAGATCGATCTTCCGAACGCGGAAACCGAGCGGGTGCGGCAGGAAATCGAGGACGTCATCGGCCTCGACACCTCCGGAATCCTCGCGGTCAGCGCGAAGAAGGGGACCGGGGTCCCGGAACTCCTCGAAAAGGTGATCAAGGGGATCCCTCCCCCCGAGGGGGATCCGGACGCGCCGACCAAGGCGCTGATCATCGATTCCTGGTTCGACAACTACGCCGGGGTGGTCGTTCTCGCCCGGGTGCAGGACGGCGCGATCCGGTCCGGCCAGCGGGTCACCTTCATGGCGACGGGGAATTCGTTCGAGGTGCAGAAGGTCGGCGTCTTCTCTCCCCACCCGAAGGAGGTGCCGGCGCTGGGAACCGGGGAAGTGGGATTCGTGATCGCGAACATCAAGGAATTGACCGAGACGAAGGTGGGCGACACGATCACCGACACGCGCCATCCCGCCGCCGGGCCGCTCCCGGGGTTCAAGGTCGTCCGGCCGATGGTCTTCGCGGGCGTCTACCCGCTCGCCTCCGACCAGTATCCTCAGCTGCGGACGGCGATCGACAAGCTCCGGCTGAACGACTCCTCGTTCACGGCGGAGCCGGAGAGCTCCGTGGCGCTGGGATTCGGCTTCCGGTGCGGATTTCTCGGGCTGCTCCACATGGAGATCGTCCAGGAGCGGCTGGAACGCGAATACGCCGTGCAGCTCGTCACCACGGCTCCCACCGTCGGGTACCGCGCGGTGAGGATCGACGGCACGGTCCTGGAAGTCGACAGCCCCGCCCGGCTCCCGGAACCGATCGAACTCGACCATATCGAGGAGCCGATCATCCATGCGACGATCCACCTGCCGGCGGAATACCTTGGAAATGTCCTCAAGCTTTGCGAGGAGCGGCGTGGCGTCCAGCGGCAGATGAAGTTCGTCTCCGCGACCCGGGTCATCCTCGAGTACGAACTGCCCCTGAACGAGATCGTTCTCGACTTCTACGACAAGCTCAAGACCGCCTCCCGCGGGTACGCCTCCATGGACTACGAATTCCTCCGGTTCCAGGAGTCCAACCTGGTCCGGCTGGACATCCTTCTCAACGGGGACAAGGTGGACGCCCTGTCGCTCATCGTTCACCGGGACAGCGCCTACCCGAAGGGGCGGGACATCACGGAGCGCCTGCGGAAGCTGATTCCCCGGCAGATGTTCGAGGTGGTCATCCAGGCCGCGATCGGCGGGAAGATCATCGCCCGGGAGTCGGTCAAGGCGATCCGGAAGAACGTCATCGCGAAATGCTACGGGGGCGACATCTCCAGAAAGCGGAAGCTCCTGGAGAAGCAGAAGGAAGGGAAGAAGCGGATGAAGCAGGTCGGCTCCGTCGAGATCCCCCAGGAAGCCTTCCTCTCGATCCTCAAGGCCAAGGAGTAG
- the trpA gene encoding tryptophan synthase subunit alpha, with protein MTAIDAAFRRLRASGERGLVVYLTAGDPTPPGSLRYLRAAADAGADIIEVGVPFSDPTADGPTIEAASRRALSSGMNVAGALDLVRRFRGTHSTPVVLFGYCNPFHRYGWPSLCEDAREAGVDGFLVVDLPFEERGEALPSIRKAGLDWIPLAAPTSGMARVRAVDREGSGFLYLISVTGVTGVRKTLPPEMAAWTRKVARATRLPVAVGFGISSPAMAAAATRHADAAVVGSACVKIVERNGRGPRGAAELSRFVRSLKKALR; from the coding sequence GTGACGGCGATTGACGCCGCGTTCCGGCGCCTCCGCGCCTCCGGGGAGAGGGGGCTCGTGGTCTACCTGACCGCGGGAGATCCGACGCCTCCGGGGTCGCTCCGGTACCTCCGGGCCGCCGCGGACGCCGGCGCCGACATCATCGAGGTGGGCGTCCCCTTTTCGGATCCGACGGCGGACGGCCCCACGATCGAGGCGGCCTCGCGGCGGGCGCTCTCGTCTGGGATGAATGTCGCCGGAGCCCTCGACCTGGTGCGGAGATTCCGCGGCACGCACTCCACGCCGGTCGTGCTCTTCGGATATTGCAACCCGTTTCACCGGTACGGCTGGCCTTCCCTGTGCGAAGATGCGCGGGAGGCGGGCGTCGACGGGTTCCTGGTGGTCGACCTGCCGTTCGAGGAGAGGGGAGAGGCGCTGCCGTCGATCCGGAAGGCGGGGCTCGACTGGATCCCCCTGGCCGCCCCCACGAGCGGGATGGCGCGTGTCCGGGCGGTCGACCGCGAGGGCTCCGGGTTCCTGTACCTTATCTCCGTCACCGGGGTCACCGGTGTACGGAAAACCCTCCCCCCGGAGATGGCGGCGTGGACCCGGAAGGTCGCAAGGGCGACGAGGCTGCCGGTGGCCGTCGGGTTCGGCATCTCCTCGCCGGCGATGGCCGCGGCGGCCACCCGGCATGCCGACGCGGCAGTCGTCGGGAGCGCCTGCGTCAAGATCGTAGAAAGGAACGGCCGCGGTCCCCGGGGGGCCGCGGAGCTATCCAGGTTCGTCCGATCCCTCAAAAAGGCACTGAGGTGA
- the trpB gene encoding tryptophan synthase subunit beta — translation MPDTAGHFGPFGGRYVAETLMSALIELEKAYRAAWRDRSFHRELDGLLKSYAGRPTPLYFAQRLTEKAGGARIYIKREDLAHTGSHKINNTLGQGLLARRMGKRRIIAETGAGQHGVATATVCARMGIPCEIYMGEEDVRRQSHNVFRMRLLGARVNPVTSGSRTLKDAMNEALRDWVTNVRTTYYLIGSTAGPHPYPEMVRNFQSVIGREALPQFRKAEGSLPTAVVACVGGGSNAMGIFTSFLKYPRVRLYGVEAGGLGLASGKHGATLSRGKVGVLHGSKSYLLQDANGQILEAHSISAGLDYPGVGPEHAWLKESGRAEYVSVTDAQALSGFYLLSRYEGIQAALESSHAVAFAYRLAKKMRPSETVLVNLSGRGDKDMGILMESGEVDRDGD, via the coding sequence ATGCCGGACACGGCGGGCCACTTCGGCCCCTTCGGGGGGAGGTACGTCGCCGAGACGCTCATGTCCGCCCTGATCGAACTCGAAAAAGCGTACCGCGCGGCGTGGCGCGACCGGTCCTTCCATCGGGAGCTCGACGGTCTTCTGAAGAGTTACGCCGGGCGGCCGACCCCGCTGTACTTCGCGCAGCGGCTGACGGAAAAGGCGGGAGGCGCCCGGATCTACATCAAACGGGAGGACCTCGCCCACACCGGGTCGCACAAGATCAACAACACGCTGGGGCAGGGGCTCCTTGCGCGGAGGATGGGGAAGCGGCGGATCATCGCCGAGACGGGCGCGGGCCAGCATGGCGTCGCGACGGCCACCGTCTGCGCCAGGATGGGGATCCCGTGCGAGATCTACATGGGGGAGGAGGACGTCCGGAGGCAGTCCCACAACGTATTCCGAATGCGCCTGCTCGGAGCCCGCGTCAACCCGGTGACCTCCGGGAGCCGGACGCTGAAGGACGCCATGAACGAGGCCCTTCGCGACTGGGTGACGAACGTCCGGACCACCTATTACCTGATCGGATCCACCGCCGGGCCGCACCCCTACCCGGAGATGGTGCGGAACTTCCAGTCGGTGATCGGACGGGAAGCGCTGCCGCAGTTCCGGAAGGCGGAAGGGAGCCTGCCGACCGCCGTCGTGGCGTGCGTGGGCGGTGGAAGCAACGCGATGGGGATCTTCACCTCCTTCCTGAAATATCCCCGGGTGCGGCTCTACGGGGTGGAGGCGGGGGGACTCGGCCTCGCTTCCGGGAAACACGGGGCCACGCTTTCCCGCGGGAAGGTAGGCGTCCTCCACGGGAGCAAATCGTACCTCCTGCAGGATGCGAACGGGCAGATCCTCGAGGCGCACTCCATCTCCGCGGGGCTGGACTACCCCGGGGTGGGCCCGGAGCACGCGTGGCTGAAGGAGTCCGGCAGGGCGGAATACGTCTCCGTGACGGACGCGCAGGCGCTCTCGGGTTTCTACCTGCTCTCCCGGTACGAGGGGATCCAGGCGGCGCTCGAGTCCTCCCACGCCGTCGCGTTCGCGTACCGGCTGGCGAAAAAGATGCGGCCGTCCGAGACCGTCCTGGTGAATCTTTCAGGGCGGGGAGACAAGGACATGGGGATCCTGATGGAATCGGGGGAGGTCGACCGTGACGGCGATTGA
- a CDS encoding bifunctional folylpolyglutamate synthase/dihydrofolate synthase, with translation MIGGTGPSGPEDVRPGLARILSAFSRSGHPEKGFRTLHVAGTNGKGSTASFAFDVLRGLPLGPIGLYTSPHLVAPEERVRIDGKTISPRALRDGFRAAERLSPAGDPLTWFEKMTWSAADWFRRKGVRIAVMETGLGGRWDATSACRPAVSVITTIGYDHREWLGKTLGSIAAEKAGILREGVPLVTGRLRPAARAVVLRRARELGCRAWELGRTFDWRERRGGTIALSLPGLDLDRLRVERIGGFQRDNAAVALAASWLLASAEGIGPAAFAAAAEKALPASRWPGRWCPLPLRKNAGAWVDGGHNPEAASMLAREISGAPPWDGGRRLVALWSMLSDKDAPGYLRILGRHLDGIVTYPLSHPRGAEGEALAEACATAGIACRLAGGFPEGWRVARRWAGKGGIVLVCGSLAAAGDAYRHRVGFVP, from the coding sequence ATGATCGGGGGAACCGGACCTTCCGGCCCGGAAGACGTCCGCCCCGGGCTGGCCCGGATCCTGTCGGCATTTTCCCGTTCCGGGCACCCGGAGAAGGGGTTCCGCACCCTCCACGTCGCCGGGACCAACGGCAAGGGGTCCACCGCCTCTTTCGCGTTCGACGTCCTGCGCGGTTTGCCGCTCGGCCCCATCGGCCTCTACACCTCCCCCCACCTTGTCGCGCCGGAAGAGCGGGTCCGCATCGACGGGAAAACGATCTCCCCCCGTGCGCTTCGTGACGGGTTTCGCGCCGCGGAGCGTCTCTCCCCCGCCGGGGATCCGCTGACCTGGTTCGAGAAGATGACCTGGTCGGCCGCCGACTGGTTCCGGCGAAAGGGTGTCCGGATCGCGGTCATGGAAACGGGGCTCGGCGGACGATGGGATGCTACCAGTGCGTGTCGTCCGGCGGTGTCGGTCATCACGACCATCGGATACGACCACCGGGAGTGGCTTGGGAAAACGCTGGGATCGATCGCCGCGGAAAAGGCGGGGATCCTACGGGAGGGAGTCCCGCTCGTCACCGGAAGGTTGCGCCCCGCCGCACGCGCCGTCGTCCTGCGGCGCGCACGGGAACTCGGATGCCGCGCCTGGGAACTCGGGCGCACCTTCGACTGGAGGGAGCGCCGGGGGGGGACGATCGCGCTGTCGCTCCCGGGCCTCGATCTCGATCGGCTGCGGGTGGAGAGGATCGGCGGGTTCCAGCGTGACAACGCCGCCGTCGCGCTGGCCGCCTCGTGGCTCCTCGCGTCCGCCGAGGGGATCGGGCCCGCCGCATTCGCCGCGGCGGCGGAGAAGGCGCTCCCAGCCTCGCGGTGGCCCGGACGATGGTGCCCTCTCCCGCTCCGGAAGAATGCCGGAGCGTGGGTCGACGGCGGACATAACCCGGAGGCGGCGTCGATGCTCGCGCGGGAGATTTCGGGGGCTCCCCCATGGGATGGAGGGAGGCGGCTGGTCGCCCTGTGGAGCATGCTTTCCGACAAGGATGCCCCGGGGTATCTGCGGATCCTCGGCCGGCACCTCGACGGAATCGTGACGTATCCGCTTTCGCACCCACGCGGCGCGGAAGGGGAAGCGCTCGCGGAGGCATGCGCAACGGCGGGGATCGCCTGCCGTCTCGCGGGTGGCTTCCCGGAAGGATGGCGGGTCGCGCGCCGGTGGGCCGGGAAAGGGGGCATCGTGCTCGTGTGCGGTTCTCTTGCCGCCGCGGGGGACGCTTACCGGCATCGCGTTGGATTTGTCCCGTGA
- the lptD gene encoding LPS assembly protein LptD, with protein sequence MNPVRRLVIALLLVVAGVAVVSAEVRFPVPPAMKDVLKPGNRLDAPVHMTADTLSYDEDTGVALAEGNVELAFGSRTMRADRIRYDATTGEADLAGKVRYKDADEEFAFDRITINLNSETGILYNGSIRISSSNYLIASRKIEKTGKSTFLIEKGTLTTCPCDPEPDWKFEVRRARVTLDRYAVGKDITFRVRGVPVLWLPWGAFPVKMTRQSGFLFPNFSTNRFRGFTLQVPYYQVINRWSDATVTLDAMSRRGYRPEAEYRFVLNPESWGAVRATVFRDHADERIRSRYYGENVYRSGPFTANGILERPSDTRYYLDLVDSNTLRSARHARSEGFVSATGAHTEQAVSILWNKDLQEIPGPDNTAQRTPEYTMTLLPGGIPVPGIDLSGEISATRFQRRDGFDELRARGFGKVSRAVSLYRSFTLVPYLFGDVLWTRFDPSAGDRSDRGRFVPGGGATLSADARKDLRERGLVHTAGISAGYRYVPKIRQDDLPATDRWSRLAPQSQFLLTLSQRLLGVMDGAAPKEILSFHIEWAYDPGGSEPSASPYVDPLAPYVRTLRNQIDTGAGRPPKKMNAASDIYATVGLTPIERWRFQGETLFDPVENSFTVGAVSVEYKKDADHRVLAEYRLSRDLAEDVRWVFSWRLLRWLRLRTQADYSMRNGYLTDGSAGFSVFPRSDCWDVGFTVGRKTQPDDTTVSLTFGLKGIGSVGN encoded by the coding sequence GTGAACCCCGTTCGGCGCCTCGTCATCGCTCTCCTGCTGGTCGTCGCAGGCGTCGCGGTCGTCTCCGCGGAGGTCCGATTTCCCGTTCCCCCCGCCATGAAAGACGTCTTGAAACCGGGAAACCGTCTCGACGCCCCGGTTCACATGACCGCCGACACGCTATCCTACGACGAGGATACGGGGGTCGCCCTTGCGGAGGGGAACGTCGAACTGGCGTTCGGATCGCGGACGATGCGCGCCGACCGGATCCGGTACGATGCCACGACCGGGGAGGCGGACCTGGCCGGGAAGGTTCGTTACAAGGATGCGGACGAGGAGTTCGCATTCGACCGGATCACGATCAACCTCAACTCGGAGACGGGAATCCTATACAACGGCAGCATCCGGATCAGCAGCAGCAATTATCTCATCGCGAGCCGGAAGATCGAGAAGACCGGAAAGAGCACGTTCCTGATCGAAAAGGGGACATTGACCACGTGCCCGTGCGACCCCGAGCCGGACTGGAAATTCGAGGTGCGCCGGGCGCGGGTCACCCTCGACCGGTACGCGGTCGGGAAGGACATCACGTTCCGCGTGCGTGGCGTTCCGGTCCTTTGGCTGCCGTGGGGGGCGTTTCCCGTCAAGATGACACGGCAGAGCGGGTTCCTTTTCCCGAACTTCTCCACCAACCGGTTCAGGGGATTCACGTTGCAGGTTCCGTACTACCAGGTGATCAACCGCTGGAGCGATGCCACCGTGACGCTCGACGCGATGAGCCGCCGCGGGTACCGTCCGGAAGCCGAGTACCGGTTCGTCCTGAACCCGGAATCGTGGGGGGCGGTCCGCGCAACCGTCTTCCGGGACCACGCCGACGAACGGATCCGGTCGCGCTATTACGGGGAAAACGTGTACCGGTCCGGTCCCTTCACCGCGAACGGGATCCTGGAAAGGCCGTCCGACACCCGGTATTACCTCGACCTGGTCGACAGTAACACGCTCCGATCGGCGCGCCACGCCCGATCGGAAGGGTTCGTCTCCGCGACGGGAGCGCACACGGAACAGGCGGTCTCGATCCTCTGGAACAAGGACCTTCAGGAGATTCCCGGGCCGGACAACACGGCGCAGCGGACGCCGGAATACACGATGACGCTCCTCCCCGGGGGCATCCCGGTCCCCGGGATCGATCTTTCCGGAGAGATCTCCGCGACCCGGTTCCAGCGCAGGGATGGCTTCGACGAACTTCGCGCCAGGGGGTTCGGGAAGGTTTCACGGGCGGTTTCGCTGTACCGTTCCTTCACCCTCGTACCATACCTTTTCGGAGATGTTCTCTGGACCCGGTTCGATCCGTCCGCCGGGGACCGGTCGGATCGCGGGCGATTCGTACCCGGGGGAGGGGCGACGCTTTCGGCGGATGCCCGGAAGGATCTCCGCGAGAGGGGTCTTGTCCACACGGCCGGGATCTCGGCGGGGTATCGTTACGTTCCGAAAATCCGCCAGGACGACCTTCCCGCGACCGACCGGTGGTCGCGGCTGGCGCCCCAGAGCCAGTTTCTCTTGACGCTTTCACAGCGGCTCCTCGGTGTGATGGATGGCGCCGCGCCGAAGGAGATCCTGTCGTTCCACATCGAGTGGGCCTATGATCCCGGAGGCAGCGAGCCGTCCGCGAGCCCGTACGTCGACCCGCTCGCCCCCTACGTGAGGACCCTGCGGAACCAGATCGACACGGGAGCCGGTCGTCCCCCGAAGAAGATGAACGCCGCCTCGGACATCTACGCGACCGTCGGATTGACCCCGATCGAGCGATGGCGATTCCAGGGGGAGACGCTCTTCGATCCGGTGGAGAACTCCTTCACGGTCGGCGCGGTCAGCGTGGAATACAAGAAGGACGCCGATCACAGGGTCCTCGCCGAGTACCGCCTTTCCAGGGATCTGGCGGAAGACGTGCGGTGGGTCTTCTCGTGGCGCCTGCTGCGCTGGCTCCGGCTCCGGACGCAGGCGGACTACTCCATGAGGAACGGCTACCTTACCGATGGATCCGCGGGGTTCTCGGTGTTCCCGCGAAGCGACTGCTGGGACGTCGGATTCACGGTGGGACGGAAGACGCAGCCCGACGACACGACCGTGAGTTTGACGTTCGGTCTGAAGGGGATCGGCTCCGTGGGGAACTGA